One part of the Indicator indicator isolate 239-I01 chromosome 5, UM_Iind_1.1, whole genome shotgun sequence genome encodes these proteins:
- the RND3 gene encoding rho-related GTP-binding protein RhoE, with protein sequence MKERRASQKLSSKAVMDPNQNVKCKIVVVGDSQCGKTALLHVFAKDCFPESYVPTVFENYTASFEIDTQRIELSLWDTSGSPYYDNVRPLSYPDSDAVLICFDISRPETLDSVLKKWKGEIQEFCPNTKMLLVGCKSDLRTDVSTLVELSNHRQTPVSYDQGANMAKQIGAATYIECSALQSENSVRDIFHVATLACVNKTNKNVKRNKSQRATKRISHMPGRPELSTVATDLRKDKAKSCTVM encoded by the exons atgaaggaaagaagagcCAGCCAGAAGTTATCGAGCAAGGCGGTGATGGATCCCAACCAGAACGTCAAGTGCAAGATCGTGGTGGTGGGGGACAGCCAGTGCGGGAAAACGGCGCTGCTCCACGTTTTCGCCAAGGACTGCTTCCCCGAG AGCTACGTCCCCACAGTCTTTGAGAACTACACGGCCAGCTTCGAGATCGACACGCAGCGCATCGAGCTCAGCCTCTGGGACACCTCGG GGTCTCCTTATTATGACAACGTCCGCCCCCTCTCCTACCCAGACTCTGATGCTGTCCTGATTTGCTTTGACATCAGCCGGCCAGAAACTCTTGACAGTGTGCTAAAAAAG TGGAAAGGTGAAATCCAGGAGTTCTGCCCCAACACCAAAATGCTTTTGGTGGGCTGCAAGTCGGATCTGCGCACGGACGTGAGCACGCTGGTGGAACTCTCCAACCACAGGCAGACGCCCGTGTCCTATGACCAG GGTGCCAACATGGCCAAGCAGATCGGAGCAGCCACCTACATCGAGTGCTCAGCCCTGCAGTCGGAGAACAGCGTCAGAGACATTTTTCACGTCGCCACCTTGGCTTGcgtgaacaaaacaaacaaaaacgtCAAAAGGAACAAATcccagagggccacaaagagaATCTCACACATGCCTGGCAGGCCAGAACTGTCCACAGTGGCTACAGACTTGAGAAAGGACAAAGCAAAGAGTTGCACTGTGATGTGA